Within Phycodurus eques isolate BA_2022a chromosome 18, UOR_Pequ_1.1, whole genome shotgun sequence, the genomic segment GTAAAAGAGCCGAAGCGGGGTATTGCCGCAACTGTGCGCTTTGACGCGGCAACGCAACGTCCCGCGATCAGATGACGTCAGTGTCTGCTTCAGGGTAGAAAATAGAAGGTGGAAGAAGTGAGTGTCGGGTGTTCAATTTCACACGGCTTGAGTCCCTGCAGCGCTTGTAAAAGGTGGCGTACTTAGTGCATAATTGCTTCCATGGGTGTAAAGTAAACCGCAACTAGGCTTTCGCCCTGCCTCACAGCTTAAAATCTGCATTTTGGTCTGTTTTAATGCCACTTCTCCTCCCCCTCCGCACggccctattttttttttggtctcatgTGATGCGGTGAATCCAGGATTTTCTCCTACACGTCTGTGTAAAAGAGGCTTCTGCGGAAAACTGCGATGTCgactttgtatttgtgtgtcgaGACGGGGGCAGCGTACTTCCAGTCCAAGTCCCAAATGAAGCTGATTTTAGTCTCCGTTTATGTTGCCTGTCTTGCTTGCGGGTTGCGGTTTCTCGTTTTGCGTCGACTTTAAATCCTCCACCCGTGCATCAACATCTGCCCATGAAGACCCGCCCCTCCCTCGCTTGGCGCATGCGCACGGCCCGCCTGCCAGCTCCAATCGGGGGAGCTGTCCGCAGACGGTCGGTGCTGGAAGCGTTTGGAGCGGGCGCAATGGAGGAAGAGCTGAAATGTCCGGTGTGCGGCTCCCTGTTCAAAGAGCCGGTCCTGATGCCGTGCTCCCACAACGTGTGCCTGGCGTGCGCGCGCAGCATCAGCGTGCACACGCCGGACGGGGAGCCCGCCGCGGCCGTGCAGCAGAGCCGCGCGTCGGCGGCCGGCTCGGACTGCGACTACCTGGACGTGGACAAGATGAGCCTGTACAGCGAGACGGACAGCGGCTACGGCTCGTTCACGCCGTGCCAGCTCAAGTCGCCCAACGGGGCGCGGGTGTTCCCCGCCCCGCAGCGGCTGTGCTCGCTCACCTGCCCGCTGTGCCACCGCAGCGTCTCCCTGGATGAGCGAGGGCTGCGCGGCTTGCCTCGCAACCGGCTCCTGGAGGCCATCGTGGCGCGGTACCGGCAGAACCGCGCCGCCGCCAACTCCAGCTCCGGGGCGGCCAAGTGTCAGCTGTGTGACCGCAACCCGGCGGACGCGGCGGTCATGTGCGAGCAATGCGACGTGTTTTACTGCAACGCCTGCCAGCAAAGGTGCCACCCGTCCCGCGGCCCGCTCGCCAAGCACCGCCTGGTCCCGCCGCCCAAGCAGCGGCCGGGACAGCCGCCGGCCACCGCGCGGAAGCCGGCGACGTGCGCGGACCACGAAGCGGAGAACTTCGTCATGTACTGCTGCGACTGCAGGGCGCCCGTGTGCGCCAAGTGCGCCGACGAGGGACGGCACGCCAAACACGACGTCAAGCCCATCGCCCTCATGTGGAAGCAGCACAAGGTACGTCGTCAAGTCCGGAGCTACTGAcagcgcggggggggggggggggggcctcgcTTTACGACGGAGTTCCTACGTCGACCGAACTGGAACACTCGACTCGACGTAGTCTGCACGTACTGCAAATGTggatgagaaaaaataaaaaataaaaaaacagtcacatgaAAACTGCGATTTCATTGCACGCCGTTCGTAACCTCGAGTTAACCGTCGTAAACCGAGAGCACGCTGTATTAGGTGCCCATGGGGGGAAACAGTCTGGCAGTTGTGACGTGCCAAACGTCGTATGTCGGGACCATCGTAAGTAGAGGAacccctttggaatttcttacatttccgCATAAATGTGCTCTCATCGCCATCGCAATCACAAGCATAACCCAAAAAACCTTTATATGTTTTGGAGAGGAGGGAAAACAAATGTGGACCGAGGCGTCGTGCTGCCATGGcagctttagagcgcctcgttgttggccgtgAGTGCGCGCACGTCTGGAGAGAAAGACGGACGAGCTAAGGatttttttgaaatcaaaaaaccttgacttgacagccagcatgtgcACAGCTAGCTTCGCGCTGGTGAGGTCGCTTTAGCGCGAGCGTTTCGTTATTGCAGCTTGTTTGATcgattccagccaccggaggctttaagcggatatattttctgTGGCTCAAACATAAAGTTATgagtaggcataagaaagatgatAGCCATGTCTTAGTAGTGGTGTTTGATGgacagttgacagttgagtggGACGTGGTGTCATCACATTCAgtagacacgcccacagcactTGAGAGCAGAGACAACGACTTGATTTCTCACAATTTCGAAGgcttttttttgaaattttttattttttttaacatacatggtgatttgtctttttaatgttttcaaatttagCCAAGTCATTAACAACACTTATCTGTggcgtgtcaaatttagaagacaagACGTGGGTTTAATAAGGTTCAGCTTCATGATCTGCACGTACACcaacacaaaatatttgaatatatgATGCAAACGTGAAAGTTGTCAGCATGTCATCCCTTCATCCttcttcccttcccttccccaAACGCGTCTTTTTGGTCCCCTCCTTATCCttccctcccctcccccacccagaGGCTCTCGTAAATGGACCGTGAAAATCCCATCAGGGGGACAGGGAGGTGAGGGGGCGTCGATAAGTAATGAGGAGCGTATGAATAAGACATGCTCGGTTGTACGGCGCCCGTTCACGTCGAGGTCGTGCCGGCGGGAGCCTTCCTAGTGCCACTGCACTTGGTAGCCCAACAAAGGAGTCCGAGATTTTGGAATACTCTTCAGTCCAACAAATAAGCAGCATCAAAGACATtcgcaacaaaaaaaaatatgaagattTTTCAATCCAATTTTCCTTCATCTCATCATGATTTGTCCATTTTTAGCTTTTCTTGACACTCCGAGCCACCAGGGGGCATAATGGTGAGAAGCAAGGTGGTTGGTTAGACAACATCCAATCATTCCTTAGTCATGCTTTTAAGTCAAATAAACATGTTGTAAAACATCCAACTATTCCTTCTTCATGCTTTAAAAGTAAATATGTTCAAAATGGCCAAACCTTTCCTTATTCATACTTTCAAGTGAAATAAACGTTAAAACCCCTCCACCTGTTCCTTATTCATGCGTTCAAGCTAAGTAAACGTGAAAAACATCCAATTGTTCTTTAGTCATGCGCTAAAGctaaataaatagatttcaaGCATAACTTCAACGCTCTTGAAATTGTTTCCTttctttgtcattattattactattcatGTGTTTGAGTATGAATGCATGTTGATGATTACATGGCACTATTATTTCATGTACTGTCCTTCACACTTTACCCACTGTTAATACTGAAATATTAGCTTACATCCTGGAACTATAGTGTAATCTACACTGTGTGCGTGTCCTGTGGTTTAAACACAGCTTCACTCGTGTGAGTGTCTAGCTGCAAATGATCATATGCGTGTGTGATTAACAACTGGcacgtctttgtttttgtttgatactTCACTGACGGCAACAAATGTCAAGCAAAGATATTTCAATGGCGATGTTTGTAGCAAACGCGCACGGTTTTGAATTCTGAGGAGAAATGTGCGGAGGTAAATCCAGCACTTTAGCTTGTGTTACGAGATGCTGTTGCCAGTGGTAACAAATGCAGGAGTGCGCCCGTTAATATTGCAGATGGCGAGACCGAAGCAGGCCGGCCTtacttgttgtgaagtttgctgcaATTCAAATCGTTGCTCGCAACAcaaggcaacaaaaaaaaaaaaaaaaaaaaaaaaaacgtccagCAACAGcgcgtatctcgaaaaactcttaagttgggtcactcgtaagtcgaggtaccacttaAAAACGGCCGGTACCCTCTGCAGTTGAGCAAATTGAGGAAATGGGTTCCTACTAAATGTGGTACACAACAGATATCctggaaaaacaacaagaacaaacattcttgaattcaaaagaaaatAGAGATTTGGTTGAAATCCCACAAAGAGGCACGCACACGCGGACAGTCCCGTACCTCAAGGCTGTTCTGCTGTACTTGAACACGGAATGTAGGTTAATGCGCACTTTGTTGCACTTCCTCTCCTCTTGCACATGACCTACACAggaaaactgtgtgtgtgtaaccgCAGCCCACCAAATATAGCTGAGCGTgtgtatgatttattttgggTAGCTCTACGCCAGACCTCGTAGAAGGGTATATGCCAGCGGCGGAACAATGAACCGTGGGCGTTACCATGGTTACAAGCCACCGTAAATTCACGCTCCCTCAACTGTACTTTGGAGTTCTACTGAGGGAATTGCATCGTAATCTCGAATTGCTTTTGGGCTGACGTGTGCGTGTGGAGGTGTATTTGGAAAAGACACAAAATGGAGGCGATGCAGTGAAGGATCGCGGGTATGAGCAGAtcagaggatgaggaggaggaggatagcAGATTGTTTTTGACCTTCCGCCCGATGCGACGCGTTAATGCCGTAACGCGCAGCTGCCACCGAAAGGAagttcaagctgtttattgccattaccggttcaagtttactgtcgcattaaacataaaacgaagaattacaacttttgttttgaaatacgaCCACATAGCCAAGCTTTTAAGTCCGCTAGCTTCACGCTGACGTTAAATAGCATCCATGTTGCGGcgctataaccctttaagcaacagattgaacacaaacagtgcagcaacacatgtagacggaCAACACAAGAGGGCTGagtcatgtattctttatcctctgcgtagaACGACTATTAGTGCTGTACCGATGAGCTAAGAGGGGTCTCGATGACTCCATGAACAGTATATCCTTCTGTCTGTCCTATACtggccccaggtggccaaggcgggcacaccagaaagagcagcacaatggccattcaattgatgcagtgtgacataaACTGTCGAATTCTTACTATTTGTTCCTGTACATCAAAGTGGGGCATGAAAGCAGCATTATTCGAGATGTGGCCAATGACACCAGAAAGACGTCACAATAGAAGCATACATATGCAAATGAGGAGAAATAAAAGATGTCCGGGCAGGGGTCGTAAATGGTGGGACTGCGCCAAACCCCCGAATTCCCCCCGGGTGTCGTGTTCACATTAAGGTCAAGCATTCGGGAAGGGCGTTGACAGCCCCTCCGCCGTGGTCATCCATTTTGGCTCGAGGAGAACCTTGACACCTCCGCAATACTAACCACTGCTTAGCTGTGCTACAAGTTCCACGTAGCATCAACGCAGATGTACGACAACGTCTTCCGCGTCACAGGCGGGACAAGCGCCCGTGGGCGGCGTGATAAGATGACGATGGGATAAGGGGGGGACGTGACTGAAAGGTCAAGAGAAGGGGAACAAAAAGGCTCGCTGGTTGCCAGCAATGCTGTTGAATAACTCAAAACAAACCTCACATGAGGCAgaggtgatgatgatgacgatgatgagcCAGGAAAGCCCCCCCAGCTTCCGTCATCCCCTCGTTAGCATCATCTTGGCGCCGACCCTGGCGTGGGCCCGGCAGCTTCGTGGGCCAGATGGTCTCCACGGCGACGAACCCTGCTGAAGGGTACGCTTGATTTGTGACTCATCACGTCATCTTGGCCTGCACGGGGGGGTTTCACAGTCTTTACTGTAAGCCGGTGCGCACGTGTGAGGAAGGCGTGATGATGAACGAAACAATCTAAACATATGTGACGACTTAATACATCAAAGATGCGATTGATGTCgataattttgaaaatgtagatAGCGGAGATGTaattatgtgtatgtatgtgctcgtctcacgtgtgtgtgtgtgtgagggagggACTGACGGCgaataaaacacaacatatattATGATGAGTTCACTGCCTCTTATGTGAGGCGTTCAATGTTGCCgggaattttgaaaatcatttgCGAAGCCTCGTATCCAGTCGTTTTACTCATCTTGCTTTGTGCGAGAGTGTGTGGCAGAAGAGGGAGCAGGTGGATCACGTGGGTGGCGCCACACTGGAGTTGATTTATCACCAAtgagcacgtgtgtgtgtgtgtgtgtgtgtgtgtgtgtgtgtgtttcctttgTCCTGTCATTTCTCAATGAGAGGCAACAGCACCCAACCCCCAAAACACACGTCTGTCCATTCACGTATCCGTGTAAAAGGGTAGGCAATAATGTCTATTCCATAAATTCATAAACGCAATAGCGGCTGAAGCGCGTAAGAGGTGGATTCCTCTTCATTAAAAGGACTTTTAATGAAGTATTTCAGTTTATATTAATTAAGGGAAGTGCATCAGACCACAGAGGACTAAATCTATTTTGTCGTTGTCACTCCATTTTATTGATTGTTCACATTACAGACTggttaaattatttattcttttaaggTGTTCAATATggagaatgaatgaaagaagacACTAACAGTATAATttatacttttttcttttcccgcAGTGTCAACTCTCGCAGGCCCTCAACGGCGTCTCGGACAAAGCCAAAGACGCAAAAGAGTTCCTAGTCCAACTCAAGAACATGCTGCAGCAGATCCAGGTAATAAGATAACAAAGATAATGAaaccagttttaaaaaaagtattcaagtTGTTGTGCGAGCGCTGCACTTGCACTGCACACGTTGACCTTGTTGTCGTCGCCCGAGGAGCTGCGCGGCGAGCGATCAAACGTGCGCATCATCGTTTGTCACACGCGACATTTGAATTGCTGCCTGTTGAATTTAACAAAGTCACGTGACGGATTAAAAAGAGGCATCTCAAGGTTAATTAttcctttgggggggggggggggggcatgtccTTCGCTGCCAAACTAAGTACACGTTTAATCGGCTTTTTACTCCATTTTTGCACGGCAGCAAACACCTGCAATGCATTATGAATAGAGAAAGAAGGATTAAATATGCATTATGCAATAACAGTACTCTGCCATGAATTACAATATTAAgagattcatttattttacaaaatatataaaaaaaaaaagtttccccgCTGTGAAACGGTTCATCGTTCGCAGATTTTTGAAGAGCTCatttttaaagaccctgtaaagtgaacgCACAGTTTTGTTCGTATggttgaagataattgctgaaaacaacatttgagttgttgttttttttttttggggggggggggtggctaaAACAGCTTGGTTTGCATCCGTGGTTACCTGGCGCATTTGCGATGTTCACTTAGcaagctagctatgcctacaacctgaaaatgcatctatcTTCGGATAGTcagctggcgtggccgctttggagcgcctcgttgttAGCTGTGAGTGCATGCATCGTAACCAGAGATAGGCAGAAGAGCCAGGGGGGTAAAAGGTCTGGACTGGGGCTTCGGGCTGGTGTGGCCACTTTACTCACGGCTGACAATGAGatgctctaaagcggccacgtaAACCTGCAGCCCcagtccacacgctggctgACAAGTTAgacttaaaacaaaataaatctcgCTTCCTCGatattcctctttttttctgcGAGATGTGCGCACACTcacggctgacaacgaggcgctctgaAGCGGCCATGCCGGCCCTCgaaaggaaagatgaattttcggggtgtaggcatagctagctagcaaactgcaggtcacaattgcgctggataaccactgatgcgaaCAAAGGCGCCCATCAATGTCCCTCAGAGGTTGGATTCAGTACGACTTTTTGACAAAGCGGCACGTCGGCTGAGGATGTTGTCATGTTCCTTGCGCGCGACACAGGAGAACGGCGTGGACTTCGAGGCGTGCCTGGTGGCTCAGTGCGACTCGCTCATCGAGGCGCTGACTCGACAGAAAGCCAAACTCCTCACAAAAGTCACCAAGGAGAAGGAATACAAGCTGAAGGTAAGCGCGTCACCACGCCGACGTCAGCCCCTTCCGACCCTGTGCCTCAGCTAAAGCCGCCATCTTGGGACAAACAAAGACAGTTCATGCCTGACACTTTGGAGATCGACAGAATAAACACTGCAATCCGAAAGGATGACACAAATTGATGATTAGGCCAAATGTGAGCATTTTCCCTTTTCTTGAGTTAGCGAAGGCCCGATATGCCGCTTACAAGTGACACGGAACCGTGCCCCCGTGCACCGAACTTGTCCTTGTGTAACGCTGAAACACAGATGCAACACTTCCAGGCTGTAAAACCTATTTTGACTGgattatctgtttttttttttttttacccccaaccGCCCCTCCCGTCCACGAAAGTCACTTACTGTAGCTTAAATCTTTTAATCTGCTTTTGTAAATCAGAAACAGACAAGATGTTTGCCCAATTCACCAAAACTGCAGATTTTGATCCCTTAAAAGCAACACACTCAACTCTCAAAGAACTCTCACGAAAGACACGTTACTGCTCGCGCTGTGAAATGATTTCTGGCGTGATCTAGTTTTAGTACAATTTGAAAACACGCTGCATATTGCTTTGAAGCGCTTTCACGCCGCTCATAATATTCTTGAATAATCAAGCGTGATCCCATTAGCTGTCAAATTAACGTGCGTGACTCCAGCTAATTAAAAATCCCTTCTCATTTCTGGACGAGGCTCGTTAGCGCGGCCATTAAATGTGTAGGACTCGCAAAGAAAgaagcaattttattttttaaagatgaaggATAGATAACAGGGTAGTTGCCGATTTAAAGAAGCCAAATCTAAAAAGTTGAAGGCCACTTCTTTCTGTAATATACAGAAGTGTTTATATTAAAATCAACAAGTAGCCAGCTCAGTCCTGCTCCAAGCAAACGGAGCAAAAACATTCGCAAGTAATTAGCCTCAAACGACGCTAACATGCTCTGACGCCGAATAGAACTTCCTAGTTGATGTGCGGGAAATCGAATTTCACCGCAGAGCGCAAACGTGCTGTTTTCCAGCTCCCTCAACGCCTCAATATTTAATATGCGAGCGTCTTAAGTTGCCCACGTGACGGAACGGTCCACAAAACGCTCGGCGTCACTTCCGTCGCTGTCCGACAGGTGGCGCGTGACCAGATCACCCACTGCACCGTGAAGCTGCGGCAGACCACGGGCATGATGGAGTACTGCCTGGAGGTGCTCAAGGAGAACGACCCCAGTGGCTTCCTCCAGGTGAGACCGCG encodes:
- the LOC133416851 gene encoding tripartite motif-containing protein 67 isoform X1, yielding MEEELKCPVCGSLFKEPVLMPCSHNVCLACARSISVHTPDGEPAAAVQQSRASAAGSDCDYLDVDKMSLYSETDSGYGSFTPCQLKSPNGARVFPAPQRLCSLTCPLCHRSVSLDERGLRGLPRNRLLEAIVARYRQNRAAANSSSGAAKCQLCDRNPADAAVMCEQCDVFYCNACQQRCHPSRGPLAKHRLVPPPKQRPGQPPATARKPATCADHEAENFVMYCCDCRAPVCAKCADEGRHAKHDVKPIALMWKQHKCQLSQALNGVSDKAKDAKEFLVQLKNMLQQIQENGVDFEACLVAQCDSLIEALTRQKAKLLTKVTKEKEYKLKVARDQITHCTVKLRQTTGMMEYCLEVLKENDPSGFLQISDALIKRVASSQDQWVKGNLEAKVGPDFQLTLNTDALLQTILHLDFCQGKDVQEGSIMKQMQQAAGSAEADTDTQTPGVESGPSVPPAPLLQLEKCCSGNNSATLAWRVTAPQAAPIEGYILELDDGNGGQYREVYVGKETVCTVDGLHFNSSYNTRVKAYNAVGVGPYSKTVVLKTSDVACFAFDPTSAHRDIVLTNDNQTVSCNSYDDRVVLGTAAFSKGLHYWEVYVDRYDNHPDPAFGIARINTVKDMMLGKDDKAWAMYVDNNRSWFMHNNSHTNRAEGGITKGSTVGVLLDLTKRTLTFFINKEQHGPTAFENLDGVFMPAVSLNRNVQVTLLTGLEVPRVLKQ
- the LOC133416851 gene encoding E3 ubiquitin-protein ligase TRIM9 isoform X2, with translation MEEELKCPVCGSLFKEPVLMPCSHNVCLACARSISVHTPDGEPAAAVQQSRASAAGSDCDYLDVDKMSLYSETDSGYGSFTPCQLKSPNGARVFPAPQRLCSLTCPLCHRSVSLDERGLRGLPRNRLLEAIVARYRQNRAAANSSSGAAKCQLCDRNPADAAVMCEQCDVFYCNACQQRCHPSRGPLAKHRLVPPPKQRPGQPPATARKPATCADHEAENFVMYCCDCRAPVCAKCADEGRHAKHDVKPIALMWKQHKCQLSQALNGVSDKAKDAKEFLVQLKNMLQQIQENGVDFEACLVAQCDSLIEALTRQKAKLLTKVTKEKEYKLKVARDQITHCTVKLRQTTGMMEYCLEVLKENDPSGFLQISDALIKRVASSQDQWVKGNLEAKVGPDFQLTLNTDALLQTILHLDFCQGKVESGPSVPPAPLLQLEKCCSGNNSATLAWRVTAPQAAPIEGYILELDDGNGGQYREVYVGKETVCTVDGLHFNSSYNTRVKAYNAVGVGPYSKTVVLKTSDVACFAFDPTSAHRDIVLTNDNQTVSCNSYDDRVVLGTAAFSKGLHYWEVYVDRYDNHPDPAFGIARINTVKDMMLGKDDKAWAMYVDNNRSWFMHNNSHTNRAEGGITKGSTVGVLLDLTKRTLTFFINKEQHGPTAFENLDGVFMPAVSLNRNVQVTLLTGLEVPRVLKQ